GAGCGGATCCGCAGCCACAAGGTACACCAGATCATTGAGGCCCCTTTCGAGGGGCACAGCAAAAAGCCGGATGAAACGCGACGGCGGATCGTGGAACTGCTGGGGGATGTGCCCCGCCTGGAAATGTTCGCCCGCCAGAGGGCGGAGGGCTGGGACGCCTGGGGAAACGAGGTGCCGCCGGAAGAAAGGACGATCAAATAAATGACCGAGCGGGAAAGACTGCTGGAGAAGCTGGGAAAGGTCAAGGCCATGGCGGATCGCGGCGAGGGCGGGGAGAAAGAGAGCGCGGAGCGCACCCTGGCCGCCCTTATGAAAAGGTACGGGATCACCGAGGAGGACCTGGAGGACACAAAGGCCACCATTCACTGGATCCGCTACAAAACGGACTGGGAGCGCAGACTGCTGGGACAGCTGGCTTATATGCACCTGGGTACGGGCCATTCTTTCGGGTGCATGGGTCAATACACGGGAAGATCCCGGAAAAAAGTGGGGATCAAGTGTACAGCGGCCCAATACATCGAGATCGAGGCAGATTTTGCCTTTTATAACGAGGCCATGAAAGAGGAAATGGAACTGTTTTACAGCGCGTTTCTCCAGAAAAACAGGCTTTTCCCGCCGCCGGAGCTGGCCGCGGAACCAACAGAGGCGGAAAAAGAGGAATGGGAAGATATGGAACGGATGTGGAAGATCCACTCCATGATGAACGGGATGGACCGGCACACGCGACACAAGGCCCTGGAGGCCGCAGAATAGGAGCAGACCATGGACAAAAGACAGGGGCGCCCGGCCAGGCTGGAGATCGGAATGGTGGTGGTGCGGACGCCGCAGACAATATTCGAGGAGGAGCACGGAAAGGAGATCCGGCGGCCCAGGCAGGGGCAGGTGGACTATATCCACCCATTGGGCCGGTTTCACATTGTGGCCTTTCGTGTTCGCGGGAAAATCATCAAGGAAACCTTTCAGGGTGTGGAGGTATCACAATGAATTTTTTGGAAATGAACGGACTGCAAACGGCGCAGACCCATTTCAAGGACATTTTTCAAAACAATATCCACCGGGACTATGCGGACGCCATGCTGGACTGGCTGGAGCAGGAAACAGACTTTTTCACGGCCCCGTCCTCCACGAAGTACCACGGGGCACACCCCGGCGGCCTGCTTGTCCATAGCCTTAATGTGTACTACCGCCTGCGGAATATTGCGATCCGCGATCTGGCGGACAAGGAGGATCCGGGGAAATGCCGCCTTTCGGAAGAACAGGAGGAAACGGTGGCGGTCATTGCCCTGCTGCATGATGTGTGCAAGGTGGGCTGCTATCACATGGAAACCAAGCGGCGGAAGAACCCGGAAACTGGCCGCTGAGAGGATTATGAGGGATATACATACAAGGACCCCCTCCCCTGGGCCACGGAGAGAAAAGCCTGTACCTGATCCAGCGCCACATGGTCCTGCTGCCGGAGGAGGCGCTGGCCATCCGGTGGCACATGGGCGCATACGATGACGCGGCCAAGGCAGACAGCCGCGCCATGGCGGCGGCTATGGCGGCCTCCCCGTGGGTGTGGCGTTTGCAGGAAGCGGACATGTGCGCCGCCTGGATCGACGAACGGGAGGCCGGGCAATGAAAAAGGAGCTTTGCAAGCCATGTGCCATTGCCCTGGAGAACCGCGGAAAGACCGTAAAGGCCGCCGGAGGGCGGTGTGAGAAAATCACCTGCGCGGAATGTGGCCGCCGGCGTTTCGGGTACACCTACGAGGTGACCGGCTGGCCACACCGCAGGAAAAAGGAGGACATGCTGACATGAGCCAGAGAAAGGCCAAAGAATACCGCCGCGCCATGGAGCAGTACAACGGGGTGGCCGAGGATGTGGACGATCTGAAACGCCGTGTCGGAGCGTTGGAGGCAAGGCACTACCGGGAGGACCGCGACAAGGCGGTGGACATGATCCAGCGCCGTGCGGCGGCAAAAAAGTGGGAGGAAACGGTAAAGGCAAGAACCATGAAAAA
This DNA window, taken from Dysosmobacter welbionis, encodes the following:
- a CDS encoding HD domain-containing protein, giving the protein MNFLEMNGLQTAQTHFKDIFQNNIHRDYADAMLDWLEQETDFFTAPSSTKYHGAHPGGLLVHSLNVYYRLRNIAIRDLADKEDPGKCRLSEEQEETVAVIALLHDVCKVGCYHMETKRRKNPETGR